A window of Halomonas sp. H10-9-1 contains these coding sequences:
- a CDS encoding sodium-dependent transporter — MSKLSHAQWSSKMAFILAATGSAVGLGNIWRFSYMVGDSGGAAFVLVYLACVALVGLPILVAEWLIGRRGQENPINSMLDLARQSGRLPAWAMVGVSGVLAAFLILSFYSVIGGWSLSYTLGSITGQFSGQDSDGIGALFSGLLANPMALTLWHTAFMALVIFIVARGVTKGLEGAVRTLMPSLVILMVILVIYGMTTGHFGEAMAFMFSPDWSAINGEVVLAAMGQAFFTLSLGMGIMMAYGSYLGEDISLISTARTVIIFDTVIALLAGMAIFPIVFANGLSPGEGPGLIFVTLPLAFGNMAGGAILGLMFFLLLTFAALTSAISLLEPTVELLEERTPLSRMAATLVAGVAVWALGIAALMSFNVWSELSIVGLNIFDFLDTLTSKFMLPLTGLGAILFVAWRLDRDSVLGELGLSGMQASLWQIVARVIAPIGVIAVFVYGLI; from the coding sequence ATGTCGAAACTCTCCCACGCACAGTGGTCATCGAAGATGGCCTTCATCCTGGCAGCCACCGGTTCGGCGGTGGGGCTGGGCAATATCTGGCGCTTCTCCTATATGGTCGGTGACAGCGGAGGCGCGGCCTTCGTGCTCGTCTACCTGGCTTGCGTGGCCCTGGTGGGCCTGCCGATTCTGGTCGCCGAGTGGCTGATCGGCCGCCGTGGCCAGGAGAACCCGATCAACTCCATGCTGGACCTGGCCCGCCAGAGCGGTCGTCTACCGGCCTGGGCGATGGTCGGCGTCAGCGGCGTGCTCGCCGCCTTCCTGATCCTCTCCTTCTATAGCGTCATCGGCGGTTGGTCGCTCTCCTATACCCTGGGCTCGATCACTGGCCAGTTCAGCGGCCAGGACTCCGATGGCATCGGCGCCCTGTTCAGTGGCCTGCTGGCCAACCCCATGGCCCTGACCCTGTGGCACACCGCCTTCATGGCGCTGGTGATCTTCATCGTCGCCCGCGGCGTGACCAAGGGCCTGGAGGGCGCCGTGCGCACCCTGATGCCGTCATTGGTGATCCTGATGGTGATCCTGGTGATCTACGGCATGACCACCGGGCATTTCGGCGAGGCCATGGCCTTCATGTTCAGCCCCGACTGGAGCGCCATCAACGGCGAGGTGGTGCTTGCCGCCATGGGCCAGGCCTTCTTCACCCTGTCGCTGGGCATGGGCATCATGATGGCCTACGGCTCCTACCTGGGCGAGGACATCAGTCTGATCAGCACCGCCCGTACCGTGATCATCTTCGATACCGTCATCGCGCTGCTCGCCGGCATGGCGATCTTCCCCATCGTGTTTGCCAACGGCCTGAGCCCGGGCGAGGGACCGGGACTGATCTTCGTCACCCTGCCGCTCGCCTTCGGCAACATGGCAGGCGGCGCCATCCTCGGCCTGATGTTCTTCCTGCTGCTGACCTTCGCCGCCCTGACCTCGGCCATCTCCCTGCTGGAGCCGACGGTGGAGCTGCTCGAGGAGCGCACCCCGCTCTCCCGCATGGCCGCCACCCTGGTGGCCGGCGTGGCAGTCTGGGCGCTGGGCATCGCCGCGCTGATGTCGTTCAACGTCTGGAGCGAACTGTCGATTGTGGGCCTGAACATCTTCGACTTCCTGGATACCCTGACCAGCAAGTTCATGTTGCCGCTGACCGGCCTGGGGGCGATCCTGTTCGTGGCCTGGCGCCTCGATCGTGACAGCGTGCTCGGCGAACTGGGCCTCTCCGGCATGCAGGCTTCGCTGTGGCAGATCGTCGCCCGGGTGATAGCGCCGATCGGCGTGATTGCGGTGTTCGTCTATGGCCTGATCTAG
- a CDS encoding ABC transporter permease subunit: protein MNDPRHPLSLRLRRRRVRDRLATLLITAGGVGVVVSVLAIGVFLALEVVPLFLGADALEPHELWRPQPVEGYAEPQHRWRPGPLVEGDTPHFGMAPLVWGTLKAALWALLFAIPLALGAAIHSALYMPRRLRTRLKPTLELMEALPGVVIGFVAGMLLAPWVERHLAGALVLLVTLPLGAVAAGGLRALLPMPLRRRLSLGWAGLWLMPWLILVGVATLWLAPVVEAALFGGDLRGWLADTLGLDYAARNAMIVGLAMGFAVIPGIYALAEDALNSVPGSLGEGAQALGATRWQTLWKVLLPAAAPGIFSAIMIGAGRAVGETMIVLMASGNTALMSLSPLEGLRSLSATIAIELPEAAVGGTHYRLLFLAALVLFAFTFLVNTLAEGVRTRLQRRYRRLEGGS, encoded by the coding sequence ATGAACGATCCTCGTCACCCCCTCTCCCTGCGACTACGCCGCCGTCGCGTCCGTGACCGCCTGGCGACCCTGCTGATTACCGCGGGGGGCGTCGGCGTGGTGGTCTCGGTACTGGCCATCGGGGTGTTCCTGGCCCTGGAGGTGGTGCCGCTGTTTCTGGGGGCCGATGCCCTGGAGCCCCATGAGTTGTGGCGTCCCCAGCCGGTGGAGGGATATGCCGAGCCCCAGCATCGCTGGCGGCCCGGCCCCCTGGTCGAGGGGGATACGCCCCATTTCGGCATGGCGCCACTCGTCTGGGGCACCCTCAAGGCGGCGCTCTGGGCGCTGCTGTTCGCGATTCCCCTGGCACTGGGCGCCGCCATTCACTCGGCTCTCTACATGCCGCGTCGCCTGCGTACCCGCCTGAAACCCACCCTGGAGCTGATGGAGGCGTTACCCGGGGTGGTGATCGGCTTCGTGGCCGGCATGCTGCTGGCCCCCTGGGTGGAGCGCCATCTCGCGGGCGCTCTGGTGCTGCTGGTGACCCTGCCGCTGGGGGCCGTGGCCGCCGGTGGTCTCCGGGCGCTGCTGCCCATGCCCCTGCGCAGGCGACTCTCGCTGGGCTGGGCGGGGCTGTGGCTGATGCCCTGGCTGATACTGGTGGGGGTTGCCACCCTGTGGCTGGCGCCGGTGGTCGAGGCCGCACTGTTCGGGGGCGACCTGCGTGGCTGGCTCGCCGATACCCTGGGCCTCGACTATGCCGCGCGCAATGCCATGATCGTTGGCCTGGCCATGGGCTTCGCGGTGATCCCCGGCATCTACGCCCTGGCCGAAGATGCCCTGAACAGTGTCCCCGGAAGCCTCGGCGAGGGTGCCCAGGCGCTGGGGGCTACCCGCTGGCAGACGCTGTGGAAGGTATTGCTGCCCGCCGCCGCGCCGGGCATCTTCAGCGCGATCATGATCGGCGCCGGTCGTGCGGTGGGGGAGACCATGATCGTGCTGATGGCCAGCGGCAATACCGCCCTGATGAGCCTCTCCCCGCTGGAGGGGTTGCGCTCGCTGTCGGCCACCATCGCCATCGAACTGCCGGAGGCCGCCGTCGGGGGTACCCACTACCGGCTGCTGTTCCTGGCGGCGCTGGTGCTGTTCGCCTTCACCTTCCTGGTCAATACCCTGGCCGAAGGGGTGCGCACGCGACTGCAGCGCCGCTATCGGCGGCTGGAGGGGGGATCATGA
- a CDS encoding DUF72 domain-containing protein: MWANADWRGGLYPAGGGGLEEYARVFAAVEGNTTFYSGAPRSETVAAWARQAPPGFRFCFKLPATLTHERRLVGIESDLDAFLAALEPLHDRLGPLMVQLPRDFGGTELGRLEALLARWPVGIPCAVEVRHSEFFHKGWAEIALNRLLITHGVDRVMLDVRPLFSTPAGDHAGLIQAQREKPRRPLHVLSTGNRPLVRFIGHLDAEVNERYFEAWIERLSLWIDQGKTPFLFVHTPDNRQAPQLARRLYERLAERLSLPPLPAFPGEAQASLFSP; the protein is encoded by the coding sequence ATGTGGGCCAATGCCGACTGGCGCGGGGGGCTCTACCCGGCGGGTGGTGGTGGGCTCGAGGAGTATGCCCGGGTGTTCGCCGCCGTGGAGGGCAACACCACCTTCTACAGCGGCGCACCGCGGAGCGAGACGGTGGCGGCCTGGGCCCGCCAGGCACCGCCCGGGTTCCGCTTCTGCTTCAAGCTGCCCGCCACCCTGACCCATGAGCGGCGCCTGGTTGGCATCGAGTCGGATCTCGACGCCTTCCTCGCGGCGCTCGAGCCGTTGCATGATCGCCTGGGCCCGCTGATGGTCCAGTTGCCCCGAGACTTTGGTGGCACCGAGCTGGGACGACTGGAAGCCCTGCTGGCGCGCTGGCCGGTAGGAATTCCCTGCGCCGTGGAGGTGCGTCACAGCGAATTCTTCCACAAGGGGTGGGCCGAGATCGCCCTGAACAGATTGTTGATAACTCACGGCGTCGACCGCGTGATGCTCGACGTTCGGCCGCTCTTCTCGACGCCTGCCGGTGACCATGCCGGATTGATCCAAGCCCAGCGCGAGAAGCCGAGACGCCCATTACACGTGCTTTCCACGGGGAATCGACCGCTGGTGCGATTTATCGGGCACCTGGATGCGGAGGTCAACGAGCGCTATTTCGAGGCCTGGATCGAGCGACTCTCCCTGTGGATAGATCAGGGGAAAACCCCTTTCTTGTTTGTGCATACTCCCGATAATCGCCAGGCACCCCAGCTGGCCAGGCGCCTCTATGAGCGGCTGGCGGAAAGGCTGTCATTGCCACCGCTTCCCGCCTTTCCCGGCGAGGCCCAGGCCAGTCTGTTCAGTCCCTAG
- a CDS encoding TRAP transporter substrate-binding protein — protein sequence MQRRLFLKNSIKTLGAGAAGIAAAPFVSTASAQETITWDMVTSWPKNFPALGTGASEFAQRIETLSNGRMRIRVHGAGELVPALEVFDAVAAGTAEMGHSASYYWRGKVAAAQFFTAVPFGMNTQETNAWLYHGGGQELWDEVYAKHNLKPFPVGNTTTQPGGWFKKEINSLEDLQGIKLRLPGLAGEAMNRIGVTTVNMPGSEIFTSMQTGVLDAADWVSPYNDLAFGLHQVADYYYTSAWNEPSAILEGTVNLDAWNALPDDLKVVVTEAARAANLAMISEFTFRNAQALETLVNEHGVELRSFPEDVMKALYEASQEVIAEQVENDADSKKVHDSYVAFQKLVRPSNDAGEFAYLKAREAVGA from the coding sequence ATGCAACGCCGTCTCTTCCTCAAGAACAGCATCAAGACCCTGGGTGCCGGCGCTGCCGGTATTGCAGCTGCCCCCTTCGTCTCCACCGCCAGTGCCCAGGAGACCATCACCTGGGACATGGTCACCTCCTGGCCCAAGAACTTCCCGGCGCTCGGCACCGGTGCTAGCGAGTTTGCCCAGCGCATCGAGACCCTCTCCAACGGCCGCATGCGTATTCGCGTGCACGGCGCCGGCGAGCTGGTGCCCGCCCTGGAGGTCTTCGATGCCGTGGCCGCTGGTACCGCCGAGATGGGCCACTCCGCCTCCTACTACTGGCGCGGCAAGGTGGCCGCGGCGCAGTTCTTCACCGCGGTGCCCTTCGGCATGAACACCCAGGAGACCAACGCCTGGCTCTATCATGGTGGTGGCCAGGAGCTGTGGGACGAGGTCTATGCCAAGCACAACCTCAAGCCCTTCCCGGTGGGTAACACCACTACCCAGCCCGGTGGCTGGTTCAAGAAGGAGATCAACTCCCTGGAGGACCTGCAGGGGATCAAGCTGCGCCTGCCCGGCCTGGCCGGCGAAGCGATGAACCGTATCGGCGTCACCACCGTCAACATGCCGGGCTCGGAGATCTTCACCTCCATGCAGACCGGGGTGCTGGATGCCGCCGACTGGGTCAGCCCCTACAACGACCTGGCCTTTGGCCTGCACCAGGTGGCCGACTACTACTACACCTCGGCCTGGAACGAGCCCAGTGCGATCCTCGAGGGGACGGTCAACCTGGATGCCTGGAACGCCCTGCCCGACGACCTCAAGGTGGTGGTGACCGAGGCGGCCCGGGCGGCCAACCTGGCGATGATCAGCGAGTTCACCTTCCGCAACGCCCAGGCCCTGGAGACACTGGTCAACGAGCATGGTGTCGAGTTGCGCAGCTTCCCCGAGGATGTGATGAAGGCGCTCTATGAGGCCTCCCAGGAGGTGATCGCCGAGCAGGTCGAGAACGATGCGGACTCGAAGAAGGTCCATGACTCCTATGTCGCCTTCCAGAAGCTGGTGCGGCCCTCCAACGACGCCGGCGAGTTCGCCTACCTCAAGGCCCGCGAGGCGGTCGGCGCCTGA
- the hexR gene encoding transcriptional regulator HexR: MSRALFDEMRRRMEHFRRSEQKVARFVLRNPDDVIHMRIVDLATEAKVSEPTVVRFCRALGCNGFQDFKLRLAQMLAAGSQFAQFSMNDSDSVAEFSHSIFDSTVGTLLSVRDRLDNEALSRAINSLAMANRVEFYGFGASGAVAFDAQHKFFRLQISTAAYADPHMQNMSAVTLNEGDVVVAISQTGRTRALVASVRLAKEAGATVIGLCPSGSPLAEEVTLPLYIDVHEDTEIYTPMSSRIAHLVLVDVLAVGVAKTRGPKLAEQLKAVKKSLTPLRFPEPKP; this comes from the coding sequence GTGAGCCGTGCCTTGTTCGATGAGATGAGACGCCGCATGGAGCACTTCCGCCGCTCCGAGCAGAAGGTGGCACGCTTCGTGCTTCGCAACCCCGACGATGTCATCCATATGCGCATCGTCGATCTGGCCACCGAGGCCAAGGTCAGCGAGCCTACCGTGGTGCGCTTCTGTCGTGCCCTGGGCTGCAATGGCTTCCAGGATTTCAAGCTGCGCCTGGCCCAGATGCTGGCCGCCGGCAGCCAGTTCGCCCAGTTCTCCATGAACGACAGCGACTCGGTGGCGGAGTTTTCCCACAGCATCTTCGACTCCACCGTAGGCACCCTGCTGTCGGTGCGTGACCGCCTCGACAACGAGGCGCTGAGCCGCGCGATCAACTCCCTGGCGATGGCCAACCGGGTCGAATTCTACGGCTTCGGGGCCTCCGGCGCGGTGGCCTTCGATGCCCAGCACAAGTTCTTCCGCCTGCAGATCTCCACCGCCGCCTATGCCGACCCGCATATGCAGAACATGTCGGCGGTGACCCTCAACGAGGGCGATGTGGTGGTGGCGATCTCCCAGACCGGGCGTACCCGGGCGCTGGTGGCCAGCGTGCGCCTGGCGAAGGAGGCCGGCGCCACTGTGATCGGGCTCTGCCCCAGCGGCTCGCCGCTGGCCGAGGAGGTCACCCTGCCGCTCTACATCGATGTCCACGAAGACACCGAGATCTATACTCCCATGAGCTCGCGCATCGCCCATCTGGTGCTGGTCGATGTGCTTGCCGTCGGCGTGGCCAAGACCCGCGGGCCGAAGCTCGCCGAGCAGCTCAAGGCGGTCAAGAAGAGCCTGACGCCGCTGCGTTTCCCCGAACCAAAGCCATAA
- a CDS encoding hotdog domain-containing protein has translation MTDLDDSPRPRGELTLKLLASRQDTNLHGDIAGGWLVAHMDQAAELAADREANGRTATVAIEAMDFLCPVRVGSVVNIFTRLVEIGHSSIRIDVEVWIRQPHERNPDELHKVTEARFVMVAMDDKGRIRAVRQ, from the coding sequence ATGACAGATCTCGACGACAGCCCCCGCCCACGGGGCGAGCTGACCCTCAAGCTGCTGGCCAGTCGCCAGGACACCAACCTCCACGGTGATATCGCCGGCGGTTGGCTGGTCGCCCATATGGATCAGGCCGCCGAACTGGCCGCCGACCGGGAGGCCAATGGCCGTACCGCCACCGTGGCCATCGAGGCCATGGACTTCCTGTGCCCGGTGCGGGTCGGCTCCGTGGTGAACATCTTCACCCGCCTGGTGGAGATCGGCCACAGCTCCATTCGCATCGACGTCGAGGTGTGGATCCGCCAACCCCATGAACGCAATCCCGACGAGCTACACAAGGTCACCGAGGCACGCTTCGTGATGGTGGCCATGGATGACAAGGGGCGCATCCGCGCGGTGCGCCAGTAG
- the glmS gene encoding glutamine--fructose-6-phosphate transaminase (isomerizing) — protein sequence MCGIVGAVAERNVEGILLEGLKRLEYRGYDSAGMAVLAADGSLQRRRAMGKVAALEERLVAEPLLGHSGIAHTRWATHGRPSEENAHPHQSGESLSVVHNGIIENHEMLRRELEAEGYVFSSETDTEVIAHLLERESRQAGDLLTAVQRVLARLDGAYALGVIHAEEPGVVIGARKGSPLVVGVGIGEAFLGSDPLALLQVTDRFIYLEEGDAVRLSAGGRIEVFDAEGAAVERGVQAFEHGDGAASKGEYRHFMLKEIHEQPAVIAAALEGRLGDRSALVESFGPDAEALFRQARQIHIVACGTSYHAGMVARYWLEKYAGVPVQVEVASEYRYRQVVVPEGTLFVTLSQSGETADTLAALRFARAGGYLGSLAICNVPGSSLVRESDLSLMTQAGPEIGVASTKAFTTQLTALMLLTLALGRIRGLDEAVQAEVVTALRGLPRLVEQVLALDPAIEALSMAFAEKQHALFLGRGAHFPIALEGALKLKEISYIHAEAYPAGELKHGPLALVDSDMPVISVAPNDELLDKLKSNLQEVRARGGELFVFTDEGVGLAPAEGIHVLHLPRIHEALAPLLYTVPLQLLSYHVAVLKGTDVDQPRNLAKSVTVE from the coding sequence ATGTGTGGAATCGTCGGAGCCGTTGCCGAGCGCAACGTGGAAGGGATACTCCTGGAGGGACTCAAGCGCCTGGAGTATCGCGGCTATGACTCCGCCGGCATGGCGGTGCTCGCCGCCGACGGCAGCCTGCAGCGGCGTCGTGCGATGGGCAAGGTGGCGGCGCTGGAGGAGCGCCTGGTTGCCGAGCCGTTGCTGGGCCACAGCGGGATCGCCCACACCCGCTGGGCGACCCATGGCCGGCCCAGCGAGGAGAACGCGCATCCCCACCAGTCCGGCGAGAGCCTGTCGGTGGTGCACAACGGCATCATCGAGAACCATGAAATGCTACGCCGCGAGCTCGAGGCCGAGGGCTATGTGTTCAGCTCCGAGACCGATACCGAGGTGATCGCCCACCTGCTGGAGCGCGAGAGCCGCCAGGCCGGCGACCTGCTCACCGCGGTGCAGCGGGTGCTGGCTCGGCTGGACGGAGCCTATGCGCTGGGGGTGATCCACGCCGAGGAGCCGGGTGTCGTGATCGGCGCCCGCAAGGGCAGCCCGCTGGTGGTGGGCGTGGGCATCGGCGAGGCCTTCCTGGGCTCCGACCCGCTGGCGCTGCTGCAGGTCACCGACCGCTTCATCTACCTGGAGGAAGGCGACGCGGTGCGGCTCTCCGCCGGCGGACGCATCGAGGTGTTCGACGCCGAGGGTGCGGCGGTGGAGCGCGGAGTGCAGGCTTTCGAGCACGGCGACGGCGCCGCCAGCAAGGGCGAGTACCGCCACTTTATGCTCAAGGAGATCCATGAGCAGCCGGCGGTGATCGCCGCCGCCCTGGAGGGGCGGCTGGGGGATCGCTCGGCGCTGGTGGAGAGCTTCGGTCCCGACGCCGAGGCGCTTTTCCGGCAGGCCAGGCAGATCCATATCGTCGCTTGCGGCACCAGCTACCATGCGGGCATGGTGGCGCGTTACTGGCTTGAGAAATACGCAGGCGTGCCGGTACAGGTGGAGGTGGCTTCGGAGTATCGCTACCGCCAGGTGGTGGTGCCCGAGGGCACCCTGTTCGTGACCCTCTCCCAGTCCGGCGAGACCGCCGATACCTTGGCCGCACTGCGCTTCGCCAGGGCCGGTGGCTATCTGGGCAGCCTGGCGATCTGCAACGTGCCGGGCAGCTCCCTGGTGCGCGAGTCGGACCTCTCGCTGATGACCCAGGCCGGTCCCGAGATCGGCGTGGCCTCCACCAAGGCCTTCACCACCCAGCTCACCGCGCTGATGCTGCTGACCCTGGCGCTGGGCCGCATCCGGGGCCTCGACGAGGCCGTGCAGGCCGAGGTGGTGACGGCACTGCGTGGCCTGCCGCGACTGGTGGAACAGGTGCTGGCGCTGGATCCGGCCATCGAGGCACTCTCCATGGCCTTCGCGGAGAAGCAGCATGCCCTCTTCCTGGGCCGTGGTGCCCACTTCCCCATCGCCCTGGAGGGGGCACTGAAGCTCAAGGAGATCTCCTACATCCATGCCGAGGCCTACCCGGCCGGAGAGCTCAAGCATGGCCCCCTGGCCCTGGTGGACAGCGACATGCCGGTGATCTCCGTGGCGCCCAACGACGAGCTGCTCGACAAGCTCAAGTCCAACCTCCAGGAGGTGCGGGCCCGGGGCGGCGAGCTGTTCGTATTCACCGACGAGGGGGTCGGCCTCGCGCCGGCCGAGGGCATCCATGTACTGCACCTTCCACGGATACACGAGGCGCTGGCACCACTCCTCTATACCGTGCCGCTGCAACTGCTCAGCTACCACGTGGCGGTGCTCAAGGGCACCGACGTGGATCAGCCGCGCAACCTGGCCAAGTCGGTGACGGTGGAGTAA
- a CDS encoding substrate-binding domain-containing protein, with the protein MALLLGGLLSLMAARLSANDVVGPLGAVGSDTLAGLMLRWGELLTERHPGVRLQLQASGSASAPAALTAGTTRLGPMSRPMNEVEREAFIERHGYPPVELEVAYDALAVVVHRHNPLESLSRRELDAIFSESRRCGAEHPIERWSQLGVTLPGDRVVLHGRNAASGTHDLFRLRALCGGSYRVDLNEHPGSAAVVAAVAAEPSAIGFAGLNHLNAGVKALPRRDAAGELAWPTPQAVRRGDYSLSRSLYLYLNLPPGGALPAPEHAFLELVFSPLGQTVVEEQGFVVLTEERLARQREWLASLPPAE; encoded by the coding sequence ATGGCGCTGCTGCTCGGCGGGCTGTTGAGCCTGATGGCGGCACGGCTGTCGGCGAATGACGTCGTCGGCCCCCTGGGCGCGGTAGGTTCGGACACCCTGGCGGGGCTGATGCTGCGCTGGGGCGAGCTGCTGACCGAACGCCACCCGGGCGTGCGTCTGCAGCTCCAGGCCAGCGGCTCGGCCAGCGCCCCCGCCGCCTTGACGGCAGGTACCACGCGTCTGGGGCCCATGTCGCGTCCCATGAACGAGGTTGAACGCGAGGCCTTCATCGAACGCCACGGCTATCCTCCCGTGGAGCTGGAGGTCGCCTACGACGCCCTGGCGGTCGTCGTGCATCGCCACAATCCGCTGGAAAGCCTCAGCCGACGGGAGCTGGATGCCATCTTCTCCGAGTCGCGCCGGTGTGGCGCCGAGCACCCCATCGAGCGCTGGAGTCAGCTTGGAGTGACGCTGCCGGGCGATCGCGTCGTGCTGCATGGGCGCAACGCCGCCTCGGGTACCCACGACCTGTTCCGCCTGCGAGCGCTGTGTGGTGGCAGCTACCGGGTGGATCTCAACGAACACCCCGGCTCGGCGGCCGTGGTGGCCGCGGTGGCCGCCGAGCCCTCGGCCATCGGCTTCGCCGGCCTCAACCACCTGAACGCCGGGGTCAAGGCGCTACCACGCCGCGACGCGGCAGGCGAGCTCGCCTGGCCCACGCCGCAGGCGGTACGCCGTGGTGACTACTCGCTGTCGCGCTCCCTCTATCTCTACCTTAACTTGCCTCCCGGCGGCGCGTTGCCGGCTCCGGAGCATGCCTTCCTCGAGCTGGTATTCTCCCCGCTGGGACAGACAGTGGTGGAGGAGCAGGGCTTCGTCGTCCTGACCGAGGAACGTCTGGCCCGGCAGCGCGAATGGCTAGCCTCGCTGCCGCCTGCCGAGTAG
- the uvrD gene encoding DNA helicase II — protein MDDVTPILDHLNAAQREAVSAPQGNMLVLAGAGSGKTRVLVHRIAWLMQAEGLSPYAVLAVTFTNKAAREMRTRLEALLGLSLRNVWVGTFHSIAHRLLRTHWQDARLPQHFQIIDSDDQLRLVKRLIKENEIDDERFPPRQVQSFISGCKEEGLRPHQVDVHGDAYLGQMVELYERYQLTCERGGLVDFGELLLRSLELLRDTPALLAHYQERFAHILVDEFQDTNTLQYAWLKLLSGMTTPMTVVGDDDQSIYGWRGARVENIRRFEREFSGTRTVRLEQNYRSTSAILEAANALISHNAERMGKTLWTAGERGEPISVYSGFNDLDEARFIVDTLRERVEEGINRREIAILYRSNAQSRVIEETLIRQGVPYRIYGGHRFYERLEIKNVLAYLRLLLNRDDDASLERVINVPARGIGTRTVELLRQRAREGGVSLWHALHDGLADGSLKGRAGSALQLFANLIDALDNDSAGLALHEIIDHVIERTGLLEHHRNERGEKGQARVENLAELVTAARAFTQGESFDPPQAGEGAVALEAFLSEAALNAGEHEADEFEDGVQLMTLHSAKGLEFPVVFIAGVEEGLFPHRMSAEEPGRLEEERRLCYVGLTRAMRKLYLTHAEIRRLHGKETFQRASRFLSEIPEEYLEEVRLRGQVSRPVTVSRPAGLRQSEVNGGNDLPSLSLGQRVRHPVFGEGVILNAEGEGPRARVQVSFEGEGDKWLVLGFAKLTPL, from the coding sequence ATGGACGACGTCACGCCGATCCTCGACCACCTGAATGCCGCCCAGCGCGAGGCGGTCAGCGCCCCCCAGGGCAACATGCTGGTACTGGCCGGGGCCGGTTCCGGCAAGACCCGGGTGCTGGTGCATCGCATCGCCTGGCTGATGCAGGCCGAGGGGCTCTCCCCCTACGCGGTGCTGGCCGTGACCTTCACCAACAAGGCGGCGCGCGAGATGCGTACCCGCCTGGAGGCGCTGCTCGGCCTTTCGCTGCGCAACGTCTGGGTCGGCACCTTCCACTCCATCGCCCACCGCCTGCTGCGCACCCATTGGCAGGATGCGCGCCTGCCCCAGCACTTCCAGATCATCGACTCCGACGACCAGCTGCGCCTGGTCAAGCGCTTGATCAAGGAAAATGAGATCGACGACGAGCGCTTCCCGCCGCGCCAGGTGCAGTCGTTCATCTCCGGCTGCAAGGAGGAGGGGCTGCGTCCCCACCAGGTGGACGTCCACGGTGACGCCTACCTGGGGCAGATGGTCGAGCTCTACGAGCGCTACCAGCTCACCTGCGAACGCGGTGGCCTGGTGGACTTCGGTGAGCTGCTGCTGCGTAGCCTGGAGTTGCTGCGTGACACCCCGGCGCTGCTGGCCCACTACCAGGAGCGCTTCGCCCATATACTGGTGGACGAGTTCCAGGATACCAATACCCTGCAGTACGCCTGGCTCAAGCTGCTCAGCGGCATGACCACGCCGATGACCGTGGTCGGCGACGATGACCAGTCGATCTATGGCTGGCGCGGCGCCCGGGTGGAGAACATCCGCCGCTTCGAGCGTGAATTCTCCGGCACCAGGACCGTGCGCCTGGAGCAGAACTACCGCTCCACCAGTGCCATCCTCGAGGCCGCCAACGCCCTGATCAGCCACAACGCCGAGCGCATGGGCAAGACGCTATGGACCGCCGGCGAGCGCGGCGAGCCGATCTCGGTCTACAGCGGCTTCAATGACCTGGACGAGGCGCGCTTTATCGTCGATACCCTGCGTGAGCGCGTCGAGGAGGGCATCAATCGCCGCGAGATCGCCATCCTCTACCGCTCCAATGCCCAGTCGCGGGTGATCGAGGAGACCCTGATCCGTCAGGGCGTGCCCTACCGCATCTACGGCGGCCATCGCTTCTACGAGCGCCTGGAGATCAAGAACGTCCTGGCCTACTTGCGCCTGCTGCTCAACCGTGATGACGATGCCTCCCTGGAGCGAGTGATCAACGTGCCGGCCCGCGGCATCGGCACGCGAACCGTGGAGCTGCTGCGCCAGCGGGCACGGGAGGGCGGCGTCTCGCTGTGGCATGCCCTCCACGACGGCCTGGCCGATGGCTCCCTCAAGGGGCGTGCCGGCAGCGCCCTGCAGCTCTTCGCCAACCTGATCGACGCCCTGGACAACGACAGCGCCGGCCTGGCACTGCATGAGATCATCGACCATGTGATCGAGCGTACCGGCCTGCTTGAGCACCATCGCAACGAGCGGGGCGAGAAGGGGCAGGCTCGGGTCGAGAACCTCGCGGAACTGGTCACCGCGGCCAGGGCCTTCACCCAGGGGGAGTCCTTCGACCCGCCGCAGGCCGGCGAGGGAGCGGTGGCACTCGAGGCCTTCCTCTCCGAGGCGGCGCTCAACGCCGGCGAGCACGAGGCCGACGAGTTCGAGGACGGCGTCCAGCTGATGACCCTGCACTCCGCCAAGGGGCTCGAGTTTCCGGTGGTCTTCATCGCCGGGGTGGAGGAGGGGCTGTTTCCCCACCGCATGTCGGCGGAGGAGCCGGGCCGCCTCGAGGAGGAGCGCCGCCTCTGCTACGTCGGCCTGACCCGGGCCATGCGCAAGCTCTATCTGACCCACGCCGAGATTCGTCGGCTCCACGGCAAGGAGACCTTCCAGCGCGCCTCGCGCTTCCTGAGCGAGATTCCCGAGGAGTACCTCGAGGAGGTGCGCCTGCGCGGCCAGGTGTCGCGGCCGGTAACCGTCTCGCGTCCCGCCGGGCTGCGCCAGAGCGAGGTCAATGGCGGCAACGACCTGCCTTCGCTCTCCCTGGGCCAGCGGGTGCGCCATCCGGTATTCGGCGAAGGGGTCATCCTCAATGCCGAGGGCGAAGGACCCCGTGCCCGGGTGCAGGTCAGTTTCGAGGGCGAGGGCGACAAGTGGCTGGTGCTGGGTTTCGCCAAGCTGACGCCGCTGTGA